CTTCCGCCGGTTTGCTCCAGATAAGCGTAATGATGATCGCGATATTCGAGACGATATACAGATAGGTGGAATATGGATAGCCGGGAATTTTGAATTTAGTCTTGAAATTTCTTTTTTCGAATAAGATAGGCGTATATGCAGTGATCGTTGCCAATAAAAGAGTAGAGCAAGTGATCAAATAGAGCAAAGATTCGATTTCCTTGACTAAGGAAAATAAGCAAGCGTATCCGCATTGGAAGGCTAGCGACATATACGGACTTTTGTATTTGGAATGCAATTTAGCCATGCTAGGAAAGAAATAACCGTCTCGAGCCATCGCAAAATAAATTCTAGATCCGCCGATGATGTATGCTGAGATTCCACCCATAAAGACCCAACAAATGAAAGCAGTGACTATTAAAGTAACTTCCTTCCCGAATAAAAATCCGGCGGCAGTAACTCCGATTTTTTCGTCGCCCGCCAAGAGGCTGCTAGGCGCCGAGCTTAGGTAGAGAAAGTTGATCAAAACGTAAAGAAGTGTAACTAGGGTGCAGGAAACTAGGACGGATTTATAAATATTCTTGTCCGGATCCTTTACCTCCTCGGCCACATAAGTGATCATATTCCATCCTAGATAGGAAAATGTTACAGGAATTACTCCCGCTAATAAATAGCTCCAATCGTTTAGTCCGGTAGGAAGGAGGGGGAAGGCCTGAAAGTATTCTAACTTATAATTCCCGACCGTTAGCCCTAATACGACGAAAGCGACTAAGCCTAAGATTTTAAAGGTAGTGAAAAAATTCTGAATGCGGGATGCCATACCGATTCCGAAGAAATTGACGATCGTAAAGAAGAGTATCGCGGACATTCCTAGTAATTGAGCGTTCCCGATAGAAAAGGCGATCCCGAGAAACTTGGCTTCGAAGAAATATACGTCCCAGCTAGGATCCATCAAAGAGAAGAAAGTTTTGGAAAATGCGATTGCGGATAAAGAAATGGACGCCGAAAAATTAACGGAAAGAGACAGCCAGCCGCTCGAGAACGCTACGATTGGCGAGTAGGCTTCCTTTAGATAAACGTAATCTCCTCCTGCATAAGGGAAAATACTGGCGGATTTTGCATAGCTCATCGCACCGGTTACTGCGAGTAGGCCTCCCAAAATCCAACAGAGTAGAACAAGGTTCGGGTTCGGGGTTTGGCTGAGAATATAACCCGTCGTTATAAATACGCCAGGTCCGACCATCGAGCTAAACATCAATGATATAGAATCGTAAAGGTTAAGAGAGCGGCTGAGTTTCATTGGATGGGTTTTGGTCA
This window of the Leptospira broomii serovar Hurstbridge str. 5399 genome carries:
- a CDS encoding APC family permease, which encodes MKLSRSLNLYDSISLMFSSMVGPGVFITTGYILSQTPNPNLVLLCWILGGLLAVTGAMSYAKSASIFPYAGGDYVYLKEAYSPIVAFSSGWLSLSVNFSASISLSAIAFSKTFFSLMDPSWDVYFFEAKFLGIAFSIGNAQLLGMSAILFFTIVNFFGIGMASRIQNFFTTFKILGLVAFVVLGLTVGNYKLEYFQAFPLLPTGLNDWSYLLAGVIPVTFSYLGWNMITYVAEEVKDPDKNIYKSVLVSCTLVTLLYVLINFLYLSSAPSSLLAGDEKIGVTAAGFLFGKEVTLIVTAFICWVFMGGISAYIIGGSRIYFAMARDGYFFPSMAKLHSKYKSPYMSLAFQCGYACLFSLVKEIESLLYLITCSTLLLATITAYTPILFEKRNFKTKFKIPGYPYSTYLYIVSNIAIIITLIWSKPAEALWGFGFTLLSVPMYFYFKSTKHSVSQPMPAFDPDLHSSPEMVASLLPENEPVPIGSGDTV